TGCTCTTGGTCTCGGAATCCAATTGTGTACCTTCGCAGAGGAGCCAGCGGGGAGTTCTCGCCTGTGCGAGATGGCTGGCTAAAAGCAGGAAATGCCAAGAGCACCAAGAGCCCCAAGAGCACCTCCAAATCCCCGGCAGTGCATCGAATCATCGTTTGCAAAGTTCAAGGAACTTGCGGCGTGCCGTCTTTCTAATGGCCCCGAGCTTCTGTGGCGTGTCTGCGCCCCcagttgctgcttctgctgatTTTCGAAGTTGCCGCTTCAATGGCTTCTCAATGTCATGAacgtgcactgaaaaaaactgTGTTTGCTGCACCTATAGTGCAACTTTCATCCTATATCAATTAGAGCTAAAGAATCTTCGTGATTCTTTCTTGATATTCCCCTTTCatagcatttatttaatgcattttgtaAAGCTCTTTGAGTTTTTCGCAGTTCATTGTTGTTTGCTAAAGTCTTCCGCATGCCAGTTAAAGTCAGCTGCAGCTATAGTCTCCAAATACTGCTCCCATGGGCCTTTGTCTTGGTTTAGCTCATGACTTATGCTAACGGCTCTCGAGGATGCCAAGGTGGATGCGGCGTCCATTGGGTCGTCTAACTGTGCTTTTTTTGGGAGTGGGCctgttttgtttctgtttgcatttcattattttcccGATTACGATTTCCCTTGCAGAGGATGCGCAGAGCTCGCTGAGCGAGGCGATTGcagcggcggaggcggaggtggCCTCCACCTCCAAGCCGGCGGTGGAGCCGAGTGTGCGGATCAAGTGCCTCTCCGGATCGATGCTGATCACCATCAAAGACGCTCCTCCGAACCACGAGACGGGGCTGTTCAGCGGCATGATCTACCCGAAAGGCCTGTCCAAGAACTCCACCTGCTTGAGCGAGTACAGGTGAGTCCGCACTTTAGGCACTCCAATCTGGATTCTAATCCACCAAATTCAAATCCCAACCCCCCCCGCAGAGATCATGTGGGCTCCCTGCGGTACAAGCTGCCGCTGAGATCTTGCAACACGATGCCGAAGGAAACGGTAAGTCTAGAACCCCATCCTCCCCAGAAAAACTCCCACTCAGGCTTACTTAAGTCACCTACGTACATAGGTGACGCCATGTGCCGGCCAACTCGTTCCACCATTTTGGCATGCAAATAaacacgaaataaaaaattaaacattaagcTTAAGCACTTATAAGGCAGGCAGACCCGACTCATTGGTTACAAGGTAAAGTCCATATGCCAAGATGATGAGTCCATTGAAAGGTTGAATCTCAAATGGTCAACTCACGCACCTTTTGCGGCTTAACTAATGATGCGATTCTATCTGAAACAGCATTCGTTAGATGTGCTGGGTAACATGGGCACCATTAGTAACGGGCTGGGCTATTATAAATGTCTGTCTCTTAGTTGGAATCAGCAAAATATGATTGAGTGACTGTATAAAAGAAGCTATAATCAATTCTAATTACATTTGCCAGAATATTACTGAAGATCTCTGATCCAATCAAGTGTAGTACCCGACCAGCCATGACGAGCTGTCTCCCATGTCCCTGTAAGCCATATCGAATGATCCGAAAGACGGCCGAGATGTGCCATATACATTTCATCTCAGTCTCACATTGGGTTAGTCTAATACCTATATGGCTCGACTTATTTATTGGCTCATTCACTCGATCGATTGGGGCGAACAACGGGCTGCGTTGTGCTCGGAATCATTTTGAAATCTCAATTAGCACTTAACCGGGCGAATGTGGCTGCAGCTCACGCACCGACTGGCATTTTGTAGCCAGTCGGACTGAATCGGTCCGATTGTGATACATATTAATGTAATTTCTCGGCGTTTATGGGGCCAGCGTTTTGTAATCGCCGTCTGTGCGGCTGCTGCTCACTTCTTTCGCTCGATTGGATTGACACAATTTCTGGAATTACCAATGTTAATTGCAGTTACGCCATATAGTCGCCATATAGTCGGTGAGGCAAGAAAGTACCGTCCGTGCCAGAATCACTAGATGTGATGAGGCTAGCTGCTCCATGATCTAAGAAGATAGATATCTGAAAACATCTAAGTGTGCTTTAAAGTCATTATTGTGTTGTATGTAGCTGGTTAGTATGTAAAACTAGTGTTTAAGAACGATAAAGCCTGTAAGCACTACTTAAACGCCCGGGCATTTGCATAACtaagttcgttgcctaagtcatttgtttttaattgaactaatacaaaatgcacAGACTTCACAGCATTGCTCATCGTACTGAAGCTTTTAGTGGTTACCAATTTATGGAACCGAACTTATAACTGGAATGATCTTTTAACTGAGGTCTACCAACCATATATAGCACATGAGTATTCTTTTCACTtagttcgttgcctaagtctttcgttttttacGGCTTTGTCCTTCGCCGCTCCGCCTTTTTTGTTGATCCAAGCAATTCACGTCGAGTGTTCAATAAGCCAGAATCAGTAAACATTATTTACCCCCCGCAAACACTGGAAAATCAACATCGGCCAAGGCCCGTCGGTAGATGTCTTAAATGTTTGTCATTAAACGCGATGAGCGGGTCTCATCCAGCGTGCAGTCCCCTAATGGAAGCTATCCTGCCTTACGTCATCGTCATCCGCGTCGAGATGAGCTCATTGCAGTGTAAAAAGTCGCGTGACAGGCCGACACATCTGCTGCCATTGAGCGACTGGTACTGGCTCCGCTGGAAGTCGAGGGTCTTGGCTGTGCGCATGTCAGGCATAATTAAATGAGCCACGAACAGTACGAGCAGCACTCGCAGCTCCGGCAGGGTCGTCAgaggtttttaattaaaaattaattgctgCCATCCAAACTCCAGAACTCCAAGCACCAGAACTCCGAACTCCCTGCCATCGACTGCCATCGTAGGCGATTGTTCACAGCTCCGCTAGTAAGCCATCTCGCGTCGAAATCAATTTGTTCTGTGCGCTGGCAATGCGTTCATTGGCCACCAATGCCGTCGGATGACCATGAAAAGGCCAAAAGTGTTCGGACCTGTAAGCGGTTTATGGCcgatattgatatttaaagGCAGCTACCGCCGTGTTTGGAGCGAAGGTCACTGCGGCGACTGACTCCCACGCATCCGTTCCGAACCTGTTTCCCAGCCATCCGATACATTTACACTTGCTCTGGAGCAGAGCTCGAAGCTGAGCTCCATATTTACGCGCAGAAGTGTTATAATGACATAATAGGGTTTTCTACCGTTAGAACCTCCGCTGGCCGTGCTTGAAGTCTTGAATGTCACTTTATTATGCTTTTTATTGGCCCATTGTCTCGAGATGATGATGCCCAGATGCTGAGAACCGACCCTCCAACATAACTGTCAACGCTTCTCGGTGACTTGGGCAACAAAAGGAAGCCCCATCTTCTCGGTTTCCTAACAGTTTCTCGGCTTGTTTTAGGCGGAAACCGTGTTGGGCAATAAATCGCACTGACCAGCGTCTAAATCCACAGAAAGTCGGCTTCTTCAGCCGTCGATTACTGCTTCAGTCAGCCTCAGCCCGCTTTAGCAACAAACATCGGCGCTGGCCATTAAGAATGACCGCCTGAGGAGGGCCCACTTAGGCGAAGAACTTCCGTGCCCAAATCTGTGCAGACCCAATTACAAAACTTCCGAGCGGGCGGTGtgcatggcatggcatggcatggcatggaGTACTCCGTCATTACCTCACCTTTCTTCCGCGGAGTTGGCTCTCCGTtggcaaagccaaagccaaagccatcGAGTGTGTACTCGATTTGTTTCTGCTGTCCGCTGGAATTAGCACAATCACCGATGGGCGAATAACCCGTTACCAGTGCACAGAGCGAAAAAGTTTGAAAGTTGACATGTTCAGGCGAAGCACTATAATCTTTGGACTTAATATAATCATGTCTTATGAACATTCATTGGAATTAGTCTATTAGTGCTCAGAAACACAGAGAACAATTCCCCAACAGAATCTTGTGTAATTCCCTaatagaatttaattacgagtCTCTGCAAGTGTTAATAAGCAGTGGATATCCAATTAAAGTTTGCCCCCAGGGGAAATTGCATCATGACGATGGCACTATTCTTGGCTCTTCCAAGAGCCCAAGTGCCAAGTAAGAAGCTAGTGAGATTCATCATGCAAACTTGGCTAATTTGCGAGGAGATAAGGCCCGCAGATCCCCGACTAGACGTCACACCTGGCTGATCGGCTCTAGCACCATTCTGAAGGCGACTTGCCCACTTCAGGAAGTGCTCCACAGCCCCCATAGCTCGGGCATATGGCATTGTTTGACTTGGATCGCACATTCAACTCTGAGGGGCGATTTCTGGCTGCAGCCAAGCGTGAATCTGAATGCATAATGAGAAGTCGCCATTCTACTTGGGTTTAGGTGGATGATATGGCTTCTCGGCTTCGGTATccagttttccagttttcgAACCTCAGTATAGGTGGAAGATGTTGGACAGCTCGGCTCAGGGGACGAACGGGTTTGTTGCCTGAGTCTTTTGTCGATGGGTGGTGATTTGATGAAAAGTTCCCATTTTAATGGTAATAGCTGGTAATAAAACGTCACTACCAATTTATTCCAACATTCATTCGTTTGTAGTAAAAGAATTCATAAAAGCCAAATGTAGTTGTACCTAAGATGTATCCAATCTTTCAGGATGACGGCGGCATTGAGTTCTTCAACACCATTGTGCTGCAGCCCCACCTGAAGCTCATCACGGACCTGGGACGTGGCTACCACGTCCGCTGTGCCTACAAGAGTCGCGACGCGGCCATGAAGCCCAAGAAGTACCTGCGCAAGCACGCCCAGAAGCCGCAGGCCTTCCGCAGCGACGATCGGCGGGAGTATGGGCGATCGCTGGACAAGCAGCAGGACGACGACCTGGACGAGGAGGATGTCTACGATGCGAATGCCCAGTCGCAGGAGGAGGACGTGACCAACAACGAGATCCCCATGCCAGGCTGCCACATGAAGATCTACAACGACGAGCACAAGATCGCCGACGATGTCAAGATCGGCGATCCTCTGACCATCGTGATCAGCATCGATAAGCAGCAGGTTTACGGACTCCATGTCACGGACTGCATAGTTCGCGATGGCCTGGGATGGGGGGAGCAGCGACTGGTGGGCGAAGATGGGTAAGATGGATTTGAATCCGTTTGGATATGGTATATACAACGGTCTGTTCCTTTAGCTGCCCCATGGACAACGAGATCATGGGTCAGTTCAACTACACCCTGGACCGACTGGCGGCCAACGTGACCTTCCCGGCGCACAAGTTCCCCTACACCACATCCGTCTACTACCAGTGCAACGTGCGACTGTGCGCCCTGGAGGATCCCACCTGCCAGGAGGCTCCCCAGTGCGTCGGCAAGAGGCCCAAGCGCCAGACTGCCGTGGACAGCAAGGAGGAGGACGGCCTGCCCGCCACCATCGAGGTCTTCTCTGGCCTGTACGTGAACGAGAACGAAAATGCCAACGACAGCGACGAGGATGCGGTTTACAAGGAGAAGGTAGGTGGACAGGAATATAGCGTTGTAGCATGTGATTAATACCCCTTTGCTATAGACTCTGGACGACGCCCTGTGCGTGTCGCAACGCACCTTCGCCAtagccattgccatcgccggACTGATCCTTATGCTGGCCGTGGTCGCCGCCGTGCTCTGCATCATGGCGCGCAGGAGCACCAAGACGGTGTCCAACTCGGGCAGCTCCATCTACAGCGGACCCTACACGAACACCGCCTTCTCGCACAGCAGCTAAGCGCGGCAGGAAGATGAGGAGGATTCGTCCCCCAGGAGGAGATTCTAAATTCAACGTTtccaaaatgcaaaacactCAAAGTGTTTAAAAAATCAGAGGGTTCCCAGGAGAAGATTCGGTCGCGCAGGTGCGCTGCGGTAGTCAACGATTGGTAGGAGCGGAGCCACTTAGTTTTAGGATGCCGGAGCAGTCAGACGTCCAGCGGCTGTTTCTTAGATTAAGTCTAGTCTTAGTTGCAAATGATGTGCAGAGATTAccgggcaatggcaatggggtCCATCCTAATTGCCCGCTAATGTCGCAGAGATCTTGGTGCCCACCCCACTCGGAAACGGATATCCAAGGAGCTCTGTTCCGCACAGTCGGTGTTGGACTCGCCCCCCCCTAAGCGTGTTTCTACATCCCTCAACcgctgacccctgaccccttcCCCAACCTACTATAATCTATAATCTGTCGAACTAACAACGAATGCAGCAGCCGACGCTCAGGTGATATTTGTACTCGTATCTACTTAATGTCCAACCATGGATGTACTATTCGTAATTTATTTACCCATCGGATGACCAACTGCCCTTCTAGTAGAATTTCCTGAATACTTTCTTGTCATCGATTTACGTACTTAATTCCCATGCGGCAGGCGCCCTTGTTAGTAATCAGCCGTCCGGATCAGCCACCTACTATACATGGTATATAtaacatactcgtatatgaaAGCAGAAATGAACAGTTCTCAAACTAAGCTCAGCATTTGCACCGCTTCAATCGAGCATTCCCACGTCCACTGGCAGGGGGAATGCTCCTCTGGAGCCGTACAAGCCACGCGATTCAATTCATACTGAAGCTCAATTTAGCGTACCTCTAagttaatattaatcaatgaacaATAAACTCAAACTGACCTAAATAACCGAAAGTGAGTGAGTGGCACTACCTGTCGGGGACTACAATGCACAACTGCACAGTTTCAGTCCGTGTCAGTAAAGTTTTGAGGGTAGAGAAATGGAGTTACTTCCAATGGCACACATCCTGTTTCTCATGTTCACCTATCTGATGAGTCCGACGAGGGGCTCCTTGAACTGTCCCTCTGGAAAGTCGAACCCCCTGCAGTTTCACCTGGTTCGCCAGTGCCAAAGAGCCGCAGCCGATGAAGCACTGGCCCTGGAAAACACATCCTCTCTGCAGGAGTGTGCTCACTTGGCTCATGAGCTGCGGGGCCTGGCCTTGAACTACGCGCCAGGAGGACCGAAAAGGAGGCTGAATTCCTTTGACCAGAGGTCCATTGGCAAGGCGGGGGAAAAGGAGCAGCGCATTCGAAGTCGATTGAGTGTCTTCGAACAGCCAGGGGAGTTCTTCAACTGCCACGTCCTGAAGTGTCCGCAGAATAACACATTTTCAGGGATGGTCAACGACAGTCGCTTCGACTATTACAGCTTATATGGAAGGCCCACAGGTTGAGAAGAGTCTCCAGACTATCTGTTCAGTTAAGTAATGCTGTGCTTCTCGGCAGTCGTAAGGAACTACAGCTGCATACCGGAGGTTGGACTGTTCGTGGTGTATACTCAGCCCAGTGTCTACTTGAATGCCTCGCTGACTTGTTCCAACTCTTCGGAGTTCACTGGCAGTCTGTCCCACATCGCCTCCGAGCACAGAACAAACTTATTGGCCCAGTGGTTACTGGAATTCAACAGAAAATCGGAGTCTCATGCAGAAGGCAATGTCTATCTGGCCTATGTGGGTTTGGTCTACAACAGCTCTTCGTCCTTGAGTCCACTGGATTTCAGAAACTCGCAACGGGAGAGCTTGCAATGCTTTCTTTACAGAGCCTGGGAAGGCGGTCATCCTCGCGTTGGGTGGGCTGGCAGTTTAGTTGTAAGCAGTTAGTGGTATCTTAACTAAATCTATTCGAATTTCCAGTGGCGAGCTGAGCAACGCCAGCTGCGTGGCCTTGACGCCGCAGGGAACCTGGCAAACCCTGAACTGCGACCGGGAGCTGCCCTTCATCTGCGAAATCCACACGGCGCGCTCCACTTACGCCTGGGAGCGCTCCGGTTCCGAGCTGGACATCGGCCCAACTGCAGTCTTCGAGTGCGGCAACGACTGAGACTTGAGTCTATGGCAGCATGGATATTCGCAGCCGTTTTATTCACTTAAGCAGTTTTCAAAACACAAAAGCCAAATAGATATAGTTTAATGGTGTTTGCCCGCCTCTCGCACGTCTTGTGGAAAGTGTAGAATCTGTTGTAGATGCAGGACCACCGGGCAGCGCCGCTTAGTGATACTTGTAGTTCCTGTGGTGCTTCAACTTGGTGTAGTTAATCAGATAGAAGAACGTCATGCTGGCGACGGTCAGCTGGAAGAAGGGAGCGATCCCGGCGCGCTTGGGGAACACGTACTTGTGCTGCCAGCGCCACCAGGCACGGCTCACGGCTCCGGCCACCGCGTTGGGGGTCTTGTTGCGGCGTCCCAGCCAGGCGCCGATCTCGCCCAGCTTCACCTGTCCGAAGGGCACATCGGCTGCGAATCGCAGAGTTgtttaaattatgtaaaacGCTCGACATTTTTGGGCATTGCAAATGTGCTTTGCGCCTGCCGCAAAAATTACGTAATATGCTCACCTTTGCCGTAGAAGCGAGCGGGGTCGTAGGGCCCGTGCACCTTGGGGTTGTACTCAGCTGGATAGTCACCGAATGCCATCTCGCTGGTTTGGTTACAATATATTCTTAAATCAGATTCTTATGAAACATAAAATTTCGCCTGCTACTTACTTCCTTCGATACCGACAGTATGACCAAAGCGGCGAAGGCTGGGATTTTCAGCCACTAATATACCGAAATATACTGGTCAGGTCGGGGGTGGGCGCCTCCGCTAGCTGCGGAGGGAGTATTCGCTAAAATATCGATACGGCGCATACATCGAAGCCCGATGCAGGCCTTGTCCCATCACTAAGCTCCAGTATATACAGAAATCAAATACGATTTTTGCAAGCCTGGGCATTCGAATCAGAATCCAGCCAAAGGGAATCCAGtgtgtaaacaaaaacaatgaaactGGAGGAGTTGCTGACCAAGGGATCCTCCTCGCCCCcggaggacgacgacgaggacgagaaggTGGAGCTGAAGCCGCAGAAGTCGAGCAGCGCCACAGCGGACGAGGGGGCGGAGAACGCGGAGGATGCGGCCGAGGATGCTGGCGAGAAGGAAGGCGCGGGTGGCAAGAAGAAGGGCACGCGCAAGAAACGCTCCCTCAACTGGGAGGAGGCGGAGAGGGGGCTGCTCCTTGAGGTCATCAAGTCCAAGGTGGCCTTCGTGGAGAACCGCAGCGTGGACGCCAAGAGCATAAAGGCCAAGCGTCTGGCCTGGTCGCAGATCACCAAGCAGTAAGTTGCGCAATCGGGCAGAGATAGGGTTCCTTCTATAACCATTCCGTTCCCTTTCCAACCCCCATCCAGGTTCAACGCCCTTAACTTCCGCCATCGCCTACTGGAGCAGATCCAGGTGCAGTGGCGCAGCATGAAGAACTCCGCCAAGCGGGAGCACCAACAGAAGCACCCGAAGACAGAGGCCCTAGAGGGCATGCGGATGATTGAGTTCCTGGAGGAGATGCAGAAGGATCCGGTCACCTCGCGCAGCCAGACACGCAGCGCCAACACAAACGGCGCCCTGAAGAAGGAGCTGCTGGACATCGACGAGGACGAAGACATGCCGCTGGCCGCTCTGCCCAACTCCACGAATGCCAGCGAGGACACGTTGCAGACCTCCACAATAGCCATTCCCTCGCCGCCGCCCTCCACCGCTGGCGGAGATGGGGACTCCCAGCAGGAGGGAAATCCCGCCCAGCTGCCAGCCCAGCGACGCAAGCGGACCAAGGCCAAGCAGTCGTCCTCGGGCGCCAAGACAGAGGCGTCAGCCGAAACGGGGGAGGAGAACGAAAAGGGCGTAGGCCCGCCTCGAAAGCGGCGACAAAGGAATGTGAGTTTGAACAAGAGCCCCAAGTAATTAAGGTTAAGCTCTCCAAGCCGAGAAGGAAATGGaatcataatttaatttgcctgTGTTGTTCGGAAGTTACTAATACTTGTATTTCTTCGTTTACCAGCTCTCACAGGCCCAGTCGCTGCTGTCCGACGAGAACGAAGCCTCCACCAACGTAGCTGCGAGCGCCACGCCAGTAGCGGACACAAATAGCCAGCCACTTGATTTGGTCGCCGCCACGGAGATGGAGCAGAAGTACAAGCAGGACCTGTTTAAGCTGCTCAAGCAGGCGCGCCTGGCCGAGATCGACTACGCCCGGCGGGAGCACGAGCAGAAGCTGCGTTTCGAGCAGATGGAGCAGGAGGTCAAGATGGCCTACTAccggcaggagcaggacctcAAGCTGCGGCACATGCGCGAGGAGCACGACATCCGGCTGCGACAGCAACGACGGGAGCACGAGGCGCGCTTGGGGATCTACTCGCTGAAGAGCGGCGGCCTGAACGGAAGCATACAGGATCAGAGTTCAGCAAAGTGCAATGCCAAAGCGGACTACAACAATGTCCACGAGGTCGGGCCATCGACCAGTGCGGAGGGGGCGCTGGCGCTCAATGCCGCCTGCAACTAGGGGCGTGGCTGTTGGCtacgcatatatgtatgcagatACAATACGAGGAGAGCCAGCAATTAGG
This sequence is a window from Drosophila teissieri strain GT53w chromosome 2R, Prin_Dtei_1.1, whole genome shotgun sequence. Protein-coding genes within it:
- the LOC122615054 gene encoding uncharacterized protein LOC122615054, whose product is MKTGSRMDAFHTALHLITIAALTTHAAQIPTAMKDAQSSLSEAIAAAEAEVASTSKPAVEPSVRIKCLSGSMLITIKDAPPNHETGLFSGMIYPKGLSKNSTCLSEYRDHVGSLRYKLPLRSCNTMPKETDDGGIEFFNTIVLQPHLKLITDLGRGYHVRCAYKSRDAAMKPKKYLRKHAQKPQAFRSDDRREYGRSLDKQQDDDLDEEDVYDANAQSQEEDVTNNEIPMPGCHMKIYNDEHKIADDVKIGDPLTIVISIDKQQVYGLHVTDCIVRDGLGWGEQRLVGEDGCPMDNEIMGQFNYTLDRLAANVTFPAHKFPYTTSVYYQCNVRLCALEDPTCQEAPQCVGKRPKRQTAVDSKEEDGLPATIEVFSGLYVNENENANDSDEDAVYKEKTLDDALCVSQRTFAIAIAIAGLILMLAVVAAVLCIMARRSTKTVSNSGSSIYSGPYTNTAFSHSS
- the LOC122614542 gene encoding uncharacterized protein LOC122614542 translates to MELLPMAHILFLMFTYLMSPTRGSLNCPSGKSNPLQFHLVRQCQRAAADEALALENTSSLQECAHLAHELRGLALNYAPGGPKRRLNSFDQRSIGKAGEKEQRIRSRLSVFEQPGEFFNCHVLKCPQNNTFSGMVNDSRFDYYSLYGRPTVVRNYSCIPEVGLFVVYTQPSVYLNASLTCSNSSEFTGSLSHIASEHRTNLLAQWLLEFNRKSESHAEGNVYLAYVGLVYNSSSSLSPLDFRNSQRESLQCFLYRAWEGGHPRVGGELSNASCVALTPQGTWQTLNCDRELPFICEIHTARSTYAWERSGSELDIGPTAVFECGND
- the LOC122615060 gene encoding putative ATP synthase subunit f, mitochondrial, translating into MAFGDYPAEYNPKVHGPYDPARFYGKADVPFGQVKLGEIGAWLGRRNKTPNAVAGAVSRAWWRWQHKYVFPKRAGIAPFFQLTVASMTFFYLINYTKLKHHRNYKYH
- the LOC122615055 gene encoding uncharacterized protein LOC122615055; translation: MKLEELLTKGSSSPPEDDDEDEKVELKPQKSSSATADEGAENAEDAAEDAGEKEGAGGKKKGTRKKRSLNWEEAERGLLLEVIKSKVAFVENRSVDAKSIKAKRLAWSQITKQFNALNFRHRLLEQIQVQWRSMKNSAKREHQQKHPKTEALEGMRMIEFLEEMQKDPVTSRSQTRSANTNGALKKELLDIDEDEDMPLAALPNSTNASEDTLQTSTIAIPSPPPSTAGGDGDSQQEGNPAQLPAQRRKRTKAKQSSSGAKTEASAETGEENEKGVGPPRKRRQRNLSQAQSLLSDENEASTNVAASATPVADTNSQPLDLVAATEMEQKYKQDLFKLLKQARLAEIDYARREHEQKLRFEQMEQEVKMAYYRQEQDLKLRHMREEHDIRLRQQRREHEARLGIYSLKSGGLNGSIQDQSSAKCNAKADYNNVHEVGPSTSAEGALALNAACN